AACCACCGGAAAGGGCGAAGCTGATGCGGATGATCATGATGGAGGCCCAGAGGTTGACAAGCCACCTTTTGGCGCTCGGCCATATCGCAGAGACGGTCGGTTATGAGAACCTCTTCATGCAGTTCTTCCGCGAAAGGGAGGAGGTCATGATGCTCGTGAACAGGGTCTCCGGAGGCAGAGTGCATTATTCAATGAACGCGATCGGGGGGTTGAGGAAGGACGTTCCATACGAATCGCTGAAGGACATAGAATCAACATTGGACAGGCTCGAGCCCAGGCTGATCGAGCTGCAGAGGATCGTAAGAAAGGATACAACACTGCGTAAAAGATTGATAGGAGTGGGGGTCCTGTCAAAGGAGGCGGCATTCGACTGGTGCACGGTAGGACCTACCGCCCGCGGCAGCGGGCTCCCTCATGATATAAGGCTGACAGGGTTCGATGGATATGGTGTCGACGGGGTCCGCTTCAGCCCGATATCCTATGAGGAGGGCGATTGCTATGCCCGTACAATGGTGCGCATGGACGAGGTCATTCAGTCTGTCTACCTTATGAGACAGGGAATCAACCTGATGAGGGACGGCCCATATGCAACGACCGTCAAGGGAAACCCCCCTTCCGCAGATGCCTACGGGAGGGTAGAGGCTCCGCGAGGGGAGCTGATGTATTGGATAAGAGGAAAGAACGAGGTCCAGCTTGATAGGGTCAAGCTCAGGACCCCTGCCCTGGTCAACATCCCTGCCGTTACGGCCA
This genomic window from Methanomassiliicoccales archaeon contains:
- a CDS encoding nickel-dependent hydrogenase large subunit; its protein translation is MPRSSVIPFGPQHSAFLEPLHLRLDIEEEVVVGAEISYGYNHRGMEHALAQDFRRSQFLCERVCGICSFHHSSAYVQAMERLYGIEPPERAKLMRMIMMEAQRLTSHLLALGHIAETVGYENLFMQFFREREEVMMLVNRVSGGRVHYSMNAIGGLRKDVPYESLKDIESTLDRLEPRLIELQRIVRKDTTLRKRLIGVGVLSKEAAFDWCTVGPTARGSGLPHDIRLTGFDGYGVDGVRFSPISYEEGDCYARTMVRMDEVIQSVYLMRQGINLMRDGPYATTVKGNPPSADAYGRVEAPRGELMYWIRGKNEVQLDRVKLRTPALVNIPAVTAMIKGARVADVAPITISVDPCICCTDR